Proteins encoded in a region of the Rhodococcus sp. SBT000017 genome:
- a CDS encoding bile acid:sodium symporter family protein has protein sequence MKLFRDTVLDPFLLGIFAVAALASLFPATGTAEDVLGWLTRIAIALLFLIYGARLSPRDAWNGIKHWRLHSVILACTYLLFPALGLALRILVPGVISDDLYTGILFLCLVPSTVQSSIAFTSIARGNVAGAVVSASFSNIIGVFVTPLLVIALMTTTGSVTIDPSSILDIVVQLLLPFAVGQLIRPWVTGWLTRHSAPTKLVDRGSILLVVFAAFSESMNQNVWSSVAVWRIGVVVAVSAALLALVLTITWYGGKWLGFAFEDRVVLLFCGSKKSLASGLPMAAVLFVGQPVGLIVLPLLIFHQIQLMVCTVIAQHFARRPESEQSPVGSVAD, from the coding sequence GTGAAGTTGTTCCGGGATACCGTGCTGGATCCCTTCCTGCTGGGCATCTTCGCGGTCGCCGCGCTGGCGAGCCTCTTCCCGGCCACCGGTACAGCGGAGGACGTACTGGGCTGGCTCACGCGCATCGCCATCGCACTGCTGTTCCTCATCTACGGCGCGCGCCTCTCGCCGCGCGACGCCTGGAACGGCATCAAGCACTGGCGGCTGCACTCGGTGATTCTGGCGTGCACATATCTGCTGTTCCCGGCGCTCGGGCTTGCCCTGCGGATCCTCGTCCCCGGGGTGATCAGTGACGACCTCTACACCGGAATACTGTTCCTCTGCCTGGTCCCCTCGACCGTGCAGTCCTCGATCGCCTTCACCTCCATCGCCCGCGGCAACGTCGCCGGTGCCGTGGTGAGTGCCTCGTTCTCCAATATCATCGGCGTGTTCGTCACCCCACTGCTCGTGATCGCCCTGATGACCACCACCGGTTCGGTGACCATCGACCCCAGCTCGATCCTCGACATCGTGGTCCAACTGTTGCTCCCGTTCGCCGTCGGTCAGCTGATCCGGCCCTGGGTGACAGGCTGGCTCACCCGACACAGCGCGCCGACGAAGCTCGTCGACCGGGGTTCGATCCTGCTGGTCGTCTTCGCCGCCTTCAGCGAATCGATGAACCAGAACGTGTGGTCGTCGGTGGCGGTGTGGCGCATCGGCGTCGTCGTCGCAGTGAGCGCTGCGCTGCTCGCCCTGGTGCTGACGATCACCTGGTACGGAGGCAAATGGCTGGGCTTCGCCTTCGAGGATCGGGTGGTGCTGCTGTTCTGCGGCTCCAAGAAGAGCCTGGCCAGCGGGCTGCCGATGGCAGCGGTGCTGTTCGTCGGCCAACCCGTCGGACTGATCGTGCTGCCGCTGTTGATCTTCCACCAGATTCAGCTGATGGTGTGCACCGTGATCGCTCAGCATTTCGCGCGACGACCGGAATCGGAACAGAGCCCGGTGGGCAGCGTCGCGGACTAG
- a CDS encoding glutamate decarboxylase, translated as MTRKIHADGIVSAAYTGRFATNPVPALRLPEEQLDPDAAYRYIHDELMLDGSSRLNLATFVTTWMDPQAEKLMAETFDKNMIDKDEYPSTAAIEERCVNIVADLFHAPGLDREDPSSATGVSTIGSSEAVMLAGLALKWRWRARGTGTGTPNLVLGSNVQVVWEKFCRYFDVEPKYLPVERGRYVITPEQVRDAVDENTIGVVAILGTTFTGELEPVQEICAVLDEIAGGGGPDVPVHVDAASGGFVVPFLYPELEWDFRLPRVKSINASGHKYGLTYPGIGFAVWRTKEDLPEDLVFRVNYLGGDMPTFTLNFSRPGNQVIGQYYNFLRLGRSGYTEIMKALRDTAVRVSRHLDKHPDIEVITDGAAIPVLSFMLKGDCGFTVFDVSHELRARGWQVPAYTMPDNATDVAVLRIVVREGFSADLGRMLCIAIDEVIDGLKSGGHSTAQAFAH; from the coding sequence ATGACCAGGAAAATCCACGCCGACGGTATCGTCTCTGCGGCCTACACCGGCCGGTTCGCCACCAATCCCGTACCCGCACTGAGACTTCCCGAGGAGCAGCTCGATCCCGACGCCGCCTACCGCTACATCCACGACGAACTGATGCTCGACGGCAGCTCGCGCCTGAATCTGGCGACGTTCGTCACCACGTGGATGGATCCACAGGCCGAGAAGCTCATGGCGGAGACGTTCGACAAGAACATGATCGACAAGGACGAGTATCCGTCCACCGCCGCCATCGAGGAACGCTGCGTCAACATCGTCGCCGATCTGTTCCACGCGCCCGGACTCGACCGGGAGGACCCGTCGTCGGCCACGGGCGTGTCGACCATAGGATCCAGTGAAGCCGTCATGCTGGCCGGATTGGCACTCAAATGGCGCTGGCGGGCCAGGGGAACGGGTACCGGCACTCCGAACCTGGTGCTGGGCAGCAACGTTCAGGTGGTGTGGGAGAAGTTCTGCCGCTACTTCGACGTGGAGCCCAAGTACCTGCCCGTCGAACGCGGCCGCTACGTCATCACCCCGGAACAGGTTCGGGATGCAGTGGACGAGAACACCATCGGCGTCGTAGCGATCCTCGGCACCACGTTCACCGGAGAACTCGAACCGGTGCAGGAGATCTGCGCCGTGCTGGACGAGATCGCCGGTGGTGGCGGGCCCGACGTACCGGTACATGTCGACGCGGCCAGTGGCGGATTCGTCGTACCGTTCCTGTACCCGGAACTCGAATGGGACTTCCGGCTGCCTCGCGTCAAGTCCATCAACGCCAGCGGCCACAAGTACGGATTGACCTATCCGGGAATAGGATTCGCCGTCTGGCGAACCAAGGAAGACCTGCCCGAGGACCTCGTGTTCCGCGTCAACTACCTCGGTGGAGACATGCCCACCTTCACGTTGAACTTCTCCAGGCCGGGTAATCAGGTGATCGGGCAGTACTACAACTTCCTGCGCCTCGGCAGATCCGGCTACACCGAGATCATGAAAGCACTGCGCGACACCGCCGTTCGCGTCAGTCGGCACCTCGACAAACATCCCGACATCGAGGTGATCACCGACGGAGCGGCCATCCCGGTGCTGTCGTTCATGCTGAAAGGGGACTGCGGATTCACGGTGTTCGACGTTTCCCACGAACTACGTGCCCGCGGATGGCAGGTACCGGCATACACGATGCCCGACAACGCAACCGACGTCGCCGTACTCAGAATCGTCGTCCGAGAGGGCTTCAGCGCGGATCTTGGTCGCATGCTGTGCATCGCCATCGACGAGGTGATCGACGGACTGAAATCAGGCGGACACTCGACCGCACAGGCTTTCGCTCACTAG
- a CDS encoding YqgE/AlgH family protein translates to MTSVAAHAEEPEDQTASALRDVRPGSLLVSSIELVEPTFRRTVIYIIEHNDAGSLGVVINRPSETAVQNVLPNWSELAAKPQALYVGGPVKRDSALCLATLRTGVSIDGVPGLRRVDGRVVMVDLDSDPADITPLVEGVRIFAGYSGWTFGQLEGELDRDDWMVMSALPSDVIGPPRIDLWAHVLRRQPMPLALLASHPIDVERN, encoded by the coding sequence ATGACTAGCGTGGCAGCGCATGCGGAGGAACCCGAGGACCAGACGGCATCGGCCTTGCGCGATGTTCGTCCCGGCAGTCTGTTGGTGTCGTCCATCGAACTCGTGGAGCCCACGTTTCGGCGCACCGTCATCTACATCATCGAACACAACGACGCGGGCAGTCTCGGTGTCGTGATCAACCGTCCCAGCGAGACCGCGGTGCAGAACGTGCTGCCCAACTGGTCCGAGCTGGCAGCCAAGCCGCAGGCGCTGTACGTCGGTGGCCCGGTCAAACGCGATTCGGCCCTGTGCCTGGCGACGCTGCGGACCGGCGTGTCGATCGACGGAGTTCCCGGTCTGCGACGCGTCGACGGCCGAGTGGTGATGGTCGATCTCGATTCCGATCCTGCCGATATCACCCCACTCGTCGAGGGTGTGCGCATCTTCGCCGGATATTCGGGCTGGACATTCGGCCAGCTGGAAGGCGAACTCGACCGGGACGACTGGATGGTGATGTCTGCCTTGCCATCCGACGTGATCGGTCCACCGCGGATAGACCTGTGGGCCCATGTGTTGCGTCGTCAGCCGATGCCGTTGGCGTTGCTCGCATCCCACCCGATCGACGTCGAGCGGAACTGA
- a CDS encoding TetR/AcrR family transcriptional regulator produces the protein MASTPRTRARAQTLADITRIGREHLAAEGAAALSLRAVARDLGVVSSAVYRYVASRDELLTLLVVDGYTELGDAVDAAVDAADGPREKFLALGRSVRQWGLREPARYALLFGSPVPGYHAPAEQTTGPGTRVTTTLVAVLHSGWQTRRPDVEADPPELASLHGSFEDIRAEMGMDLPDGLIALGVMVWASLFGAISFDVFDQYGATTFASRDDLFEYQLGLLTKIAGLE, from the coding sequence ATGGCGAGCACTCCCCGCACTCGAGCCCGCGCGCAGACCCTGGCCGACATCACGCGCATCGGACGCGAACACCTGGCCGCCGAAGGCGCGGCCGCCCTGTCGTTGCGCGCTGTCGCGCGAGACCTCGGGGTCGTGTCCTCTGCCGTGTACCGCTACGTCGCCAGCCGCGACGAACTGCTGACACTGCTGGTCGTCGACGGATACACCGAGCTGGGGGATGCCGTCGACGCAGCGGTGGACGCGGCCGACGGACCCAGGGAGAAGTTCCTGGCGCTCGGCCGGTCGGTGCGGCAGTGGGGATTGCGGGAGCCGGCGCGCTACGCGTTGCTGTTCGGTAGTCCGGTGCCCGGTTATCACGCCCCCGCGGAGCAGACCACCGGTCCGGGCACCCGGGTGACCACCACGTTGGTGGCCGTCCTCCACTCGGGGTGGCAGACACGTCGACCGGACGTCGAGGCCGACCCGCCCGAGTTGGCGTCACTGCACGGAAGCTTCGAGGACATCCGCGCGGAGATGGGGATGGACCTGCCCGACGGGCTGATCGCACTGGGAGTGATGGTGTGGGCGTCACTGTTCGGGGCCATCAGCTTCGATGTGTTCGATCAGTACGGGGCTACGACGTTCGCCAGCAGGGACGACTTGTTCGAGTACCAGTTGGGATTGTTGACGAAGATCGCGGGGCTCGAATAG
- a CDS encoding NAD-dependent epimerase/dehydratase family protein, with translation MTELHVVTGAGPVGWTVAEQLAAQGRSVRVLTRSGSGPEHPMIERRAVDIESDDLRPHLDGATAVYHCTHVAYENSVWRSKLVAMENRVLDAAAGTVVAFPESLYAYGRVDGPIREDSPRDATFRKLGVRTELLAARDAHATPTVSVAASDFYGSRVLTSHMGERVIAPILAGKPIRVIASADLPHSFTYVPDLAAAMITAAASPSLWNTVLHAPTAPAVSQRAMIEMFSAAAGVTTPKVGVIPTWAMRVLSTVPGPMKELGDTLYQFRYPYVLDSSRSEAILGQQPTSLVDGTAATMAWWAATPAVPV, from the coding sequence ATGACCGAACTTCACGTCGTCACCGGGGCCGGACCCGTCGGCTGGACGGTTGCCGAACAGCTTGCTGCGCAGGGTCGTTCGGTGCGCGTCCTCACGCGCTCCGGCAGCGGGCCCGAGCACCCGATGATCGAACGCCGCGCCGTCGACATCGAATCCGACGATCTTCGACCCCACCTCGACGGTGCCACCGCCGTCTACCACTGCACCCACGTCGCCTACGAGAACTCGGTGTGGCGGAGCAAGCTCGTCGCCATGGAGAACCGCGTGCTCGACGCGGCCGCGGGCACCGTTGTCGCGTTCCCAGAAAGTCTGTACGCCTACGGGCGGGTCGACGGTCCGATCCGCGAGGACTCACCCCGAGACGCGACGTTCCGGAAATTGGGGGTACGCACCGAACTCCTCGCTGCGCGTGATGCGCACGCGACACCCACCGTCAGCGTCGCTGCCTCGGATTTCTACGGATCGCGCGTGCTGACCTCCCACATGGGTGAGCGGGTGATTGCGCCCATCCTTGCCGGCAAGCCGATCCGCGTCATCGCCTCCGCCGATCTACCCCACTCGTTCACCTACGTCCCGGATCTGGCAGCCGCGATGATCACGGCAGCGGCGTCACCGTCGCTGTGGAACACCGTCCTGCATGCACCCACCGCTCCTGCCGTCTCGCAGCGGGCGATGATCGAGATGTTCTCGGCTGCAGCTGGAGTCACCACACCGAAGGTCGGCGTCATTCCGACCTGGGCAATGCGAGTGCTGAGTACGGTGCCCGGTCCGATGAAGGAACTCGGCGACACGCTGTACCAGTTCCGCTACCCCTACGTCCTCGACTCGAGCCGCAGCGAGGCGATCCTCGGGCAGCAGCCCACCTCACTCGTCGACGGCACGGCCGCCACGATGGCGTGGTGGGCCGCGACTCCCGCCGTCCCGGTGTGA
- a CDS encoding MFS transporter produces MSDASFRTRLRESPGVGKLTTIRFAGQFGDGLFQAALSGAILFNPERATNPAEIAAGFAVLLVPYSLVGPFAGALLDRWDRRSVLLWANIVRIVLIVTTALLLCAGVDATPLLLLALATVGLSRFVLAGASASLPHVVRQSWLVPMNSVLATVGSGFAAAGAGLAVAVIGVVGAGDLGSGIAVGLAATGSVVGALAAARFRPRSLGPGTSSRTDSPLKDVAAGLKSGAQAVWRSAGVTTAMLGIGAHRIVFGINTLIMVLILRGSGADSTLPGGLAGFGIAVGATAVGMFLAALITPFAVPRFGRTRTIAAALVLAIVAQLGAVSGLTQNSLLIGAFLLGVAGQTVKLSGDAAMQIEIDDAHRGRVFALQDTVFNVAFVAALAAAAFAVGPDKTDLSQDPTAHILVFVGAGIYALGLAAAVVNTRRTRR; encoded by the coding sequence GTGAGCGACGCTTCCTTCCGTACCCGACTGCGCGAATCCCCGGGGGTCGGCAAGCTGACGACCATTCGGTTCGCCGGTCAGTTCGGCGATGGGTTGTTCCAGGCCGCGCTCAGCGGTGCCATCCTGTTCAACCCGGAGCGCGCGACGAATCCGGCCGAGATCGCAGCCGGATTCGCGGTGCTGCTCGTCCCGTACTCGCTGGTGGGTCCGTTCGCCGGAGCCCTACTCGACCGCTGGGATCGCCGCTCGGTCCTGCTGTGGGCCAACATCGTTCGCATCGTGCTGATCGTCACCACTGCGTTGCTGCTGTGCGCCGGGGTGGACGCCACACCGTTGTTGCTGTTGGCCTTGGCCACCGTGGGGCTCAGTCGTTTCGTGCTCGCGGGGGCGTCCGCGTCGCTGCCCCACGTGGTTCGTCAATCGTGGCTGGTGCCGATGAACTCGGTGCTGGCCACCGTCGGATCCGGTTTCGCGGCGGCAGGTGCTGGCCTCGCCGTCGCGGTGATCGGCGTCGTCGGCGCAGGCGATCTCGGCTCGGGTATCGCCGTGGGTCTCGCGGCCACCGGATCGGTCGTCGGGGCGCTCGCTGCGGCGCGGTTCCGCCCGCGATCTCTCGGACCGGGCACCTCGAGCCGCACCGACAGTCCACTGAAAGACGTTGCTGCAGGCCTGAAATCGGGTGCCCAGGCCGTCTGGCGCTCCGCCGGTGTCACGACCGCGATGCTCGGCATCGGTGCACACCGCATCGTGTTCGGCATCAACACCCTGATCATGGTGTTGATTCTTCGCGGGAGCGGAGCCGACAGCACCCTGCCGGGCGGCCTCGCCGGCTTCGGTATCGCTGTCGGTGCCACAGCGGTCGGCATGTTCCTCGCCGCTCTGATCACGCCCTTCGCCGTTCCCAGGTTCGGTCGCACCCGCACGATCGCCGCCGCTCTCGTGCTCGCCATCGTGGCGCAGCTCGGTGCCGTCTCGGGCCTGACGCAGAACAGCTTGCTGATCGGAGCCTTCCTTCTGGGCGTCGCCGGGCAGACCGTCAAACTCAGTGGTGACGCTGCCATGCAGATCGAGATCGACGACGCCCATCGTGGACGCGTCTTCGCATTGCAGGACACCGTGTTCAACGTCGCATTCGTCGCCGCCCTCGCCGCTGCTGCCTTCGCTGTCGGCCCGGACAAGACCGATCTGAGCCAGGACCCCACCGCGCACATCCTGGTCTTCGTCGGGGCAGGTATCTACGCCCTCGGCTTGGCCGCAGCGGTGGTGAACACCAGGCGCACACGCCGCTGA
- a CDS encoding DUF4185 domain-containing protein, whose amino-acid sequence MHGRTTSLGCILAVAAGTAVLAAPPAFAAPPPPVNSCGETGFDPKDYPPEPIGPGNPPQLPPLPDRVVIPVPYPAIELVPVPDPAPNNTRVQAEPLTDPCADPCPDLTDDTDSPTPATGSADHLPFPRIEIDPQPETIPIPIPGPGGTPGTPPPAPAVTAAEPGPTTMPPGAPAVGNVEVVSQMTGPGSENRTDKRWQVDGTDLGIMWESKPGEVAVAFGDSFGKGWEFGVVGGDDWRSNALGHSTDTDLSDGMTLDSMVQDSRCHAAELLPSRKIKNWETTVIPTSGFAIDDRQYMSYMSIRRWSTIPGMWWTNYGGIAYSDDNGSTWVKDEHAKWDNVFGFSKFQVSTMVPAGEYVYMFGTVNGRAGQVGLARVPKADVLNKTAYQYWVNGTWAPVGSNEATPIADGMAGELSVHHDEARGLWRMTYLDPLRGEIVLRESTSPQGQWTAPTTLIDTAEYPKTYGGFIHPWSTANELYFTVSEWDSYNVYLVKAELRSS is encoded by the coding sequence ATGCACGGCCGCACGACGTCGCTCGGCTGCATACTCGCGGTTGCCGCAGGTACGGCCGTCCTCGCTGCGCCCCCGGCATTCGCAGCGCCGCCGCCGCCGGTGAACTCCTGCGGCGAAACAGGATTCGACCCCAAGGACTACCCACCCGAGCCCATCGGGCCGGGCAATCCGCCGCAGCTGCCACCGTTGCCGGATCGTGTGGTGATCCCCGTGCCGTATCCGGCGATCGAACTCGTGCCGGTGCCCGATCCCGCCCCGAACAACACCCGCGTGCAGGCCGAACCGCTCACCGACCCGTGTGCGGACCCGTGCCCCGATCTCACCGACGACACCGATTCACCGACACCGGCAACAGGCTCAGCAGACCATCTGCCGTTCCCTCGCATCGAGATCGACCCGCAGCCCGAGACCATCCCCATCCCGATCCCCGGCCCCGGCGGTACACCGGGAACCCCGCCGCCCGCTCCCGCCGTCACCGCAGCAGAGCCCGGGCCTACGACGATGCCGCCCGGGGCACCGGCCGTCGGAAACGTCGAGGTCGTCTCGCAGATGACCGGACCGGGATCGGAGAACCGCACCGACAAGCGCTGGCAGGTCGACGGCACCGACCTCGGCATCATGTGGGAGAGCAAGCCCGGCGAGGTTGCGGTGGCGTTCGGCGATTCGTTCGGCAAGGGTTGGGAATTCGGCGTCGTCGGCGGCGACGACTGGCGTTCGAACGCACTGGGACACAGCACCGACACCGACCTGTCCGACGGCATGACCCTGGACTCGATGGTGCAGGATTCGCGTTGTCACGCAGCCGAATTGCTGCCCTCGCGCAAGATCAAGAACTGGGAGACCACGGTCATCCCCACGTCCGGTTTCGCCATCGACGACCGGCAGTACATGTCGTACATGTCCATTCGGCGCTGGAGCACGATCCCCGGCATGTGGTGGACCAACTACGGCGGCATAGCCTACTCGGACGACAACGGTTCCACCTGGGTCAAGGACGAGCATGCCAAGTGGGACAACGTCTTCGGCTTCTCCAAGTTCCAGGTCTCGACGATGGTGCCGGCGGGGGAGTACGTCTACATGTTCGGCACCGTCAACGGTCGCGCCGGACAGGTGGGGCTCGCGCGCGTCCCGAAAGCGGACGTGCTGAACAAGACTGCTTACCAGTACTGGGTGAACGGCACCTGGGCTCCCGTCGGATCGAACGAGGCCACCCCCATCGCCGACGGTATGGCCGGGGAACTGTCGGTCCATCACGACGAGGCCCGTGGCCTCTGGCGGATGACGTATCTCGATCCGCTGCGTGGCGAAATCGTTCTGCGCGAGTCTACTTCGCCGCAGGGGCAGTGGACCGCGCCGACCACTCTGATCGACACCGCCGAGTACCCGAAGACCTATGGCGGCTTCATTCACCCGTGGTCGACGGCGAACGAGCTGTACTTCACCGTCTCGGAGTGGGACAGCTACAACGTGTATCTGGTCAAGGCCGAGCTTCGCTCGTCGTGA
- a CDS encoding CCA tRNA nucleotidyltransferase, with product MADQSLSSVSAEQTDARRERLLAGAAVTLRELAPVLTPLGALFAAAGHELFLVGGTVRDAVLGRLGTDLDFTTDARPEEVQALLTGWADHQWDTGIAFGTISAAKDGQTIEITTYRTDSYDQVSRNPEVQYGNSLEEDLVRRDFTVNAMAVRLGADGGQEFVDPLGGMDALLEGVLDTPSAPEVSFGDDPLRMLRAARFVSQLGFTLMPRVHRAIEDMADQIDRITAERIQVELDKLILGAHPIDGIDVMCETGLAQRIIPEVPNMKLEIDEHHQHKDVYTHSLTVLKQAIDLEDGDPDLVLRWAALLHDIGKPDTKRNEPGGGVSFHHHEVVGAKLVRKRMRALKYSKKMIEDVSHLVFLHLRFHGYGKGQWTDSAVRRYATDAGELLPKLHKLVRADSTTRNKRRAAALQATYDDLEERIARIAEQEDLARVRPDLDGNAIMELLNIPAGPDVGKAWKFLKELRLDRGPLSREEAEAALLEWWPTH from the coding sequence GTGGCCGATCAGTCCCTGTCCTCCGTTTCCGCCGAGCAGACCGATGCCCGCCGGGAGAGGCTGCTGGCGGGAGCTGCAGTGACGCTGCGCGAACTCGCTCCGGTGTTGACTCCGCTCGGTGCCCTGTTCGCTGCGGCGGGGCACGAGCTCTTTCTCGTCGGCGGCACGGTGCGCGACGCAGTTCTCGGCCGACTCGGAACCGATCTGGATTTCACCACCGACGCCAGGCCCGAGGAGGTTCAGGCGTTGCTGACGGGCTGGGCGGACCATCAGTGGGACACCGGCATCGCGTTCGGCACCATCAGTGCGGCCAAGGACGGCCAGACGATCGAGATCACCACTTATCGCACCGATTCCTACGATCAGGTCTCCCGCAATCCCGAGGTGCAGTACGGCAACAGCCTCGAAGAAGATCTCGTTCGACGCGATTTCACCGTCAACGCCATGGCGGTACGTCTCGGAGCCGACGGCGGGCAGGAGTTCGTCGATCCGCTCGGCGGCATGGACGCGCTGCTCGAGGGCGTTCTCGACACCCCGTCGGCACCGGAGGTCTCGTTCGGAGACGATCCTCTGCGCATGCTGCGGGCCGCGCGGTTCGTCTCCCAGTTGGGCTTCACGCTGATGCCTCGGGTGCACCGCGCCATCGAGGACATGGCCGATCAGATCGACCGCATCACCGCCGAGCGAATCCAGGTGGAGCTGGACAAGTTGATCCTCGGCGCGCACCCGATCGACGGCATCGACGTGATGTGCGAGACGGGTCTGGCGCAGCGGATCATTCCCGAGGTGCCCAACATGAAGCTCGAGATCGACGAGCATCACCAGCACAAGGATGTGTACACGCACTCGCTGACGGTGCTCAAGCAGGCGATCGATCTCGAGGACGGCGATCCCGATCTCGTATTGCGTTGGGCCGCACTGCTGCACGACATCGGCAAGCCCGATACCAAACGAAACGAGCCGGGCGGCGGAGTCAGCTTCCATCACCACGAGGTCGTCGGTGCCAAGCTGGTGCGAAAGCGTATGCGCGCCTTGAAGTATTCGAAGAAGATGATCGAGGACGTCTCGCATCTGGTGTTTCTGCATCTGCGTTTCCACGGCTACGGTAAGGGCCAGTGGACCGACTCTGCCGTCCGCCGTTACGCAACCGATGCCGGCGAGCTACTCCCCAAGCTGCACAAGCTGGTTCGCGCCGACTCGACCACGAGGAACAAGCGTCGCGCCGCCGCGCTGCAGGCCACCTACGACGACCTGGAAGAACGCATCGCCCGCATCGCCGAGCAGGAGGACCTGGCGCGGGTGCGGCCCGATCTCGACGGCAACGCGATCATGGAGTTGCTGAACATCCCGGCCGGACCCGACGTGGGCAAGGCATGGAAGTTCCTGAAAGAACTGCGCCTCGATCGGGGACCGCTGTCCCGAGAGGAAGCCGAGGCCGCACTGCTCGAGTGGTGGCCCACGCACTAG
- a CDS encoding NUDIX hydrolase: MSAAERANRSRRNPRRRQARADTEAPKLRTVRETSAGGLVVDGLDGPPAKRCAALIGRTDRRGRLLWSLPKGHIEQGETAEQTAMREVAEETGIRGTVLASLGSIDYWFVTEGRRVHKTVHHYLLRFLGGELSDEDLEVTEVAWVPLTELPSRLAYADERKLAAIATRLIDDMSSGNSGAPIPGGK, from the coding sequence GTGTCTGCTGCCGAACGTGCGAACAGGAGCCGCCGCAACCCGCGGCGGCGTCAGGCACGCGCCGACACCGAAGCACCCAAGCTGCGGACCGTCCGCGAAACCTCGGCAGGAGGCCTGGTGGTCGACGGCCTCGACGGGCCGCCCGCCAAGCGCTGCGCCGCCCTGATCGGCCGCACCGACCGCCGCGGACGCCTCCTTTGGTCCCTGCCCAAGGGCCACATCGAGCAAGGCGAAACGGCCGAGCAGACGGCCATGCGCGAGGTCGCCGAGGAAACCGGCATCCGCGGTACCGTCCTGGCCTCGCTGGGCAGCATCGACTACTGGTTCGTCACCGAAGGACGACGCGTCCACAAGACCGTCCACCACTATCTGCTCCGATTCCTGGGCGGCGAACTCTCGGACGAGGACCTCGAAGTCACCGAGGTCGCGTGGGTTCCGCTGACCGAACTACCGTCTCGGCTCGCCTACGCCGACGAACGCAAACTCGCCGCCATCGCCACCCGCCTGATCGACGACATGAGCAGCGGCAACTCGGGCGCACCCATCCCCGGCGGGAAGTGA